A genome region from Thermococcus gorgonarius includes the following:
- a CDS encoding pyruvoyl-dependent arginine decarboxylase codes for MSWMTPKRAFIGAAAAEGGTKLNAFDNALLKLGIGNVNLVKLSSVIPAHIEWMEKVHDVPIGMLLPTVYAHIESDEPGMTISAALGVGISEGNEGGLIYEYSGYCTKEEAEEMVRKMVEEGFRVRGWKLKEFRVASAEITVKDKPAAVVAAVVMFPY; via the coding sequence ATGAGCTGGATGACTCCTAAGAGGGCTTTCATAGGTGCTGCAGCCGCTGAAGGGGGAACAAAGCTTAACGCTTTCGATAACGCACTTCTCAAGCTCGGGATAGGTAACGTCAACCTCGTCAAGCTCAGTAGCGTAATTCCAGCCCACATCGAGTGGATGGAGAAAGTTCACGATGTTCCCATAGGAATGCTCCTTCCGACGGTCTATGCCCACATCGAGAGCGACGAACCTGGAATGACCATCAGCGCGGCCCTTGGAGTAGGTATAAGCGAGGGGAACGAAGGCGGCCTGATCTACGAGTATTCCGGCTACTGCACCAAGGAAGAGGCAGAGGAAATGGTCAGGAAAATGGTCGAAGAGGGATTTAGAGTCAGGGGCTGGAAGCTCAAGGAATTCAGGGTTGCTTCAGCCGAGATAACGGTTAAGGATAAGCCAGCTGCCGTAGTGGCGGCGGTCGTTATGTTCCCTTACTGA
- a CDS encoding lysylphosphatidylglycerol synthase domain-containing protein has protein sequence MRKRKVFSLLITLLIVLFFLYRIGDETGSSNFHFEEPWYLLVAFAAGIFAFLLYTASWYFILGHAGVSFKKLLLLNLMGSYVSISVNSALGTLIKCKYLGIGWVRSIGTSAMVAVFELLPGLFVLLLNGSWYAVPVVVLFLWAIFHEDSLYRVIAKPFELLRQEKFIEEFYSGWKLAKKGNLPAAFISTLVQVFFSSLALISTGRAFGWEFKLTSAFVAVLYSTVLGMIGTPGGVGGNELGIVLALDISGKAVGVAFLYKFLTQYVYIIPGAFVFYRVLSSQKSLLDE, from the coding sequence TTGAGAAAACGAAAGGTCTTTTCCCTTTTGATAACTCTTCTCATTGTGCTCTTTTTTCTCTACCGGATCGGGGATGAAACCGGCAGTTCCAATTTTCACTTTGAGGAACCCTGGTATCTGCTGGTTGCATTCGCCGCGGGAATTTTTGCCTTTCTCCTGTACACTGCCTCTTGGTATTTCATTCTGGGCCACGCGGGAGTGTCCTTTAAAAAACTGCTCCTCCTGAACCTGATGGGCAGCTACGTTTCAATATCGGTAAACTCCGCCCTTGGGACACTCATCAAGTGCAAATACCTTGGGATTGGGTGGGTTCGTTCAATTGGGACTTCCGCCATGGTCGCTGTCTTTGAGCTCTTACCCGGACTTTTTGTTCTTCTGTTGAATGGATCATGGTATGCTGTTCCCGTTGTAGTTCTGTTTCTGTGGGCGATTTTTCATGAGGACTCCCTTTACAGGGTTATCGCCAAACCCTTCGAACTCCTGAGGCAGGAAAAGTTCATAGAGGAATTCTATTCGGGTTGGAAGCTGGCCAAAAAGGGTAACCTCCCGGCGGCTTTTATCTCAACTCTCGTCCAAGTTTTCTTTTCGTCTCTGGCTTTAATCTCAACTGGAAGAGCTTTTGGATGGGAATTCAAGCTGACCAGTGCATTTGTTGCCGTCCTGTATTCCACTGTTCTGGGGATGATTGGAACGCCCGGGGGAGTCGGTGGAAACGAGCTTGGCATCGTGCTTGCACTTGATATTAGTGGGAAAGCCGTTGGAGTTGCCTTTCTTTACAAATTCCTCACCCAGTACGTGTACATAATTCCAGGGGCGTTCGTGTTCTACCGGGTTCTGTCATCTCAGAAAAGTTTATTGGATGAGTAA
- a CDS encoding methionine adenosyltransferase, whose amino-acid sequence MVEKVRNIVVEEMVRTPVEMQKVELVERKGIGHPDSIADGIAEAVSRALSREYIKRYGIILHHNTDQVEVVGGRAYPRFGGGEVIKPIYILLSGRAVEMVDKEFFPVHEIAIKAAKDYLRKAVRHLDLEHHVVIDSRIGQGSVDLVGVFNKAKENPIPLANDTSFGVGYAPLSETERIVLETEKLLNSDEFKKKWPAVGEDIKVMGLRKGDEIDLTIAAAIVDSEVDNPDDYMAVKEAIYEAAKEVVESHTQRPTKIYVNTADDPKNDIYYITVTGTSAEAGDDGSVGRGNRVNGLITPNRHMSMEAAAGKNPVSHVGKIYNLLAMLIANDIAEQVEGVEEVYVRILSQIGKPIDEPLVASVQIIPKKGYSLEVIERPAYEIADAWLADITKIQKMILEDKLNVF is encoded by the coding sequence ATGGTTGAGAAAGTCAGGAACATAGTCGTTGAGGAGATGGTAAGGACTCCTGTTGAGATGCAGAAGGTCGAGCTCGTCGAGAGAAAGGGGATAGGCCACCCGGACAGCATTGCCGATGGCATTGCCGAGGCAGTAAGCAGAGCCCTCAGCAGGGAGTACATCAAGAGGTACGGCATAATCCTCCACCACAACACCGACCAGGTTGAAGTGGTTGGCGGAAGGGCCTATCCAAGGTTCGGCGGCGGTGAGGTCATAAAGCCTATCTACATCCTCCTCTCCGGAAGGGCCGTCGAGATGGTGGACAAGGAGTTCTTCCCGGTTCACGAGATAGCCATAAAGGCTGCAAAGGACTACCTCAGGAAAGCAGTCAGGCACCTCGACCTTGAGCACCACGTGGTCATAGACTCCCGCATCGGGCAGGGAAGCGTTGACCTCGTCGGTGTCTTTAACAAGGCCAAGGAGAACCCGATTCCGCTCGCCAACGACACTTCCTTTGGAGTTGGCTACGCCCCGCTCAGCGAGACCGAGAGGATTGTCCTCGAGACGGAAAAGCTCCTCAACAGCGACGAGTTCAAGAAGAAGTGGCCGGCAGTTGGAGAGGACATCAAGGTCATGGGTCTCAGGAAGGGGGACGAGATAGACCTCACCATCGCTGCGGCCATAGTGGACAGTGAAGTGGACAACCCGGACGACTACATGGCCGTCAAGGAGGCCATCTACGAAGCTGCCAAGGAAGTCGTTGAGTCCCACACCCAGAGGCCGACCAAGATCTACGTCAACACCGCCGACGACCCGAAGAACGACATCTACTACATCACCGTCACGGGAACGAGCGCAGAGGCCGGAGACGACGGTTCCGTCGGAAGAGGCAACCGCGTCAATGGCTTAATCACCCCGAACAGGCACATGAGCATGGAGGCTGCAGCCGGTAAGAACCCGGTCAGCCACGTTGGAAAGATCTACAACCTCCTCGCAATGCTGATAGCCAACGACATAGCCGAGCAGGTCGAGGGTGTGGAGGAGGTCTACGTCAGGATCCTGAGCCAGATCGGCAAGCCGATTGATGAACCACTCGTTGCAAGCGTTCAGATAATACCAAAGAAGGGCTACTCACTCGAGGTCATCGAGAGGCCGGCCTACGAGATAGCGGATGCATGGCTGGCAGACATAACCAAGATCCAGAAGATGATCCTCGAGGATAAGCTCAACGTCTTCTGA
- the ileS gene encoding isoleucine--tRNA ligase, protein MIKEPEFREYSPGKLEEKIERFWKENEVYEKVKASRANGPKYYFLDGPPYVSGAIHLGTAWNKIIKDMVIRFRTMQGYNVRRQPGFDMHGLPIEVKVEQALGLKTKKDIETEIGVENFIRKCKEFALNNLKIMTEQFKQLGVWMDWDNPYMTIKNEYIESGWFTLKRAWEKGLLEKDKRVLHWCPRCETALAEHEVRGEYKLRKDPSIYVKFPVEGRENEYLLIWTTTPWTLPANLAVAVHPEYEYAKVRVETEKGEEYWIIAKALVERVLTEVGVKGEIVETFKGEELEGIRYVHVLMDEYPAQKEFREKYEWAHRVILGEHVTLEDGTGLVHTAPGHGEEDFEVGQKYGLPVYSPVDDEGRYTEGFWKGVYVKDADPEIIAHLTEKGYLVKAGEIEHKYPHCWRCKTPLIFRATDQWFLKVSRVKDKIIKENDEKVIWYPEWVKVRYDNGVMNSGDWVISRQRYWGIPLPIWQSEDGEIYVVGSFKELVEKSVAIEVNGERIELPESYEEKLKVIEEKLGPEDLHRPYVDAFIIKVNGKEMRRVKDVVDVWFDSGIASWASLDYPRNKELFEKLWPADFIVEGEDQVTKWFYSQQAASVIAFDTVPYRAVAMHGYVLDEKGDKMSKSLGNIIRPEEVVQKEGRDPFRFYMLWATNPWENLRFSWKGLEQVKRMLNILWNVYVLSATYMSLDSFDPTKLKPEELPFREEDKWILSRVNSLIGEVTEGIETFRLTRATRAIYNFVVEDLSRWYIRLIRKRMWVEGDDPDKLAAYYTVWKVFDVLLRLMAPFTPYIAEEIYQNLMRPFVGVESVHMLDWPKADEKAIDEELEREMDVVRKIVEAGSSARQRAKIKLRYPVRRIIIETEDETVKKAVERLNRLLKDQLNAKEVKVGRVERELIIKPNFAKVGPEFKGDAKLVIAWINEHGRELYEKGEMDVEIEGKTFHLTREHLTVEEKLPDFLVAEEFEGGKVFIDKTLTRELLAEGLAREFVRRIQEMRKRLDLDVNDRIVVTIETTDENRELLSENLDYIKGETRAVEVRFEEAKGYVVEWPEVEAKIGIEKVEG, encoded by the coding sequence ATGATTAAAGAGCCGGAGTTTAGGGAGTACAGTCCAGGGAAGCTTGAGGAGAAGATAGAGCGCTTTTGGAAGGAGAACGAGGTCTACGAGAAGGTCAAAGCCAGCAGAGCCAACGGGCCCAAATACTACTTCCTCGACGGGCCGCCTTACGTCAGCGGTGCTATACACCTTGGCACGGCGTGGAACAAGATCATCAAGGACATGGTGATACGCTTCAGGACGATGCAAGGGTACAACGTCCGCAGACAGCCGGGCTTCGACATGCACGGCCTCCCGATCGAGGTCAAGGTCGAGCAAGCTCTGGGACTTAAGACCAAGAAGGATATAGAGACCGAGATAGGCGTCGAGAACTTCATAAGGAAGTGTAAGGAGTTCGCCCTCAACAACCTCAAAATCATGACCGAGCAGTTCAAGCAGCTCGGCGTCTGGATGGACTGGGACAACCCCTACATGACCATAAAGAACGAGTACATCGAATCGGGCTGGTTCACGCTCAAGAGGGCCTGGGAGAAGGGGCTCTTGGAGAAGGACAAGCGCGTTCTCCACTGGTGTCCGCGCTGTGAGACTGCCCTCGCTGAACACGAGGTTCGCGGCGAGTACAAGCTCAGGAAAGACCCGAGCATCTACGTGAAGTTCCCTGTTGAGGGCAGGGAGAACGAGTACCTCCTCATCTGGACGACGACACCGTGGACACTGCCGGCCAACTTAGCTGTAGCTGTCCACCCCGAGTACGAGTACGCCAAGGTTAGGGTCGAGACCGAGAAGGGCGAGGAGTACTGGATAATAGCGAAGGCCCTGGTTGAGAGAGTTCTGACCGAGGTCGGTGTAAAGGGTGAAATCGTTGAAACCTTCAAGGGTGAGGAGCTTGAGGGCATCCGCTACGTCCACGTCCTCATGGACGAGTATCCAGCCCAAAAGGAGTTCCGCGAGAAGTACGAGTGGGCTCACAGGGTTATCCTCGGTGAGCACGTAACGCTGGAGGATGGTACCGGTTTAGTCCACACAGCCCCCGGCCACGGTGAGGAGGACTTCGAGGTTGGTCAGAAATACGGCCTGCCGGTTTACAGCCCGGTTGACGACGAGGGACGCTACACCGAGGGCTTCTGGAAGGGTGTCTACGTCAAGGACGCCGATCCGGAGATAATAGCGCACCTCACCGAGAAGGGCTACCTCGTGAAAGCTGGAGAAATAGAGCACAAGTACCCGCACTGCTGGCGCTGTAAGACGCCGCTCATATTCAGGGCAACCGACCAGTGGTTCCTCAAGGTCAGCAGGGTCAAGGACAAGATAATCAAGGAGAACGACGAGAAGGTAATTTGGTACCCTGAGTGGGTCAAGGTTCGCTACGACAACGGCGTCATGAACAGCGGCGACTGGGTCATAAGCAGGCAGCGCTACTGGGGAATTCCGCTCCCGATATGGCAGAGCGAGGACGGCGAGATATACGTCGTTGGAAGCTTTAAGGAGCTTGTTGAAAAGAGCGTGGCAATAGAGGTCAACGGCGAGAGGATAGAGCTGCCAGAGAGCTACGAGGAGAAGCTAAAGGTCATAGAGGAGAAGCTCGGGCCGGAAGACCTCCACAGGCCCTACGTTGATGCCTTCATCATAAAGGTTAACGGCAAGGAGATGCGCCGCGTTAAGGACGTCGTGGATGTGTGGTTCGACAGCGGAATAGCGAGCTGGGCCTCCCTCGACTACCCGAGGAACAAGGAGCTCTTCGAGAAGCTCTGGCCCGCTGACTTCATAGTCGAGGGTGAAGATCAGGTCACCAAGTGGTTCTACTCCCAGCAGGCTGCCTCGGTTATAGCCTTCGACACCGTCCCCTACAGGGCCGTTGCCATGCACGGCTACGTCCTCGACGAGAAGGGCGACAAGATGAGCAAGAGCCTTGGAAACATAATCCGCCCGGAGGAGGTAGTCCAGAAGGAGGGCAGAGACCCGTTCAGGTTCTACATGCTCTGGGCCACCAACCCGTGGGAGAACCTCCGCTTCAGCTGGAAGGGCCTTGAGCAGGTCAAGAGGATGCTCAACATACTGTGGAACGTCTACGTGCTCAGCGCAACCTACATGAGCCTCGACAGCTTCGACCCGACGAAGCTCAAGCCGGAGGAGCTTCCCTTCCGCGAGGAGGACAAATGGATACTCAGCAGGGTCAACAGCCTCATAGGTGAGGTTACCGAGGGCATAGAGACCTTCAGGTTGACGAGGGCAACGAGGGCCATCTACAACTTCGTCGTCGAGGATTTAAGCAGGTGGTATATCAGGCTCATCAGGAAGCGCATGTGGGTTGAGGGCGACGACCCCGATAAGCTGGCGGCCTACTACACCGTCTGGAAGGTCTTCGACGTTCTGCTCAGGCTCATGGCGCCGTTTACGCCCTACATCGCCGAGGAGATCTACCAGAACCTCATGAGGCCGTTCGTTGGAGTGGAGAGCGTTCACATGCTCGACTGGCCAAAAGCCGATGAGAAGGCCATAGACGAAGAGCTTGAGCGCGAGATGGACGTTGTAAGAAAAATCGTCGAGGCAGGTTCATCAGCGAGGCAGAGGGCGAAGATAAAGCTCCGCTACCCTGTGAGGAGGATAATCATCGAGACCGAGGACGAGACCGTTAAGAAAGCCGTCGAGAGGCTGAACAGACTGCTGAAGGACCAGCTCAACGCCAAGGAGGTAAAGGTCGGCAGGGTCGAGCGCGAACTCATCATAAAGCCGAACTTCGCGAAAGTTGGACCGGAGTTCAAGGGCGACGCAAAGCTCGTCATCGCGTGGATAAACGAACACGGCAGGGAACTCTACGAGAAGGGCGAGATGGACGTTGAAATCGAGGGCAAGACCTTCCACCTCACGAGGGAGCACCTCACCGTCGAGGAGAAGCTTCCGGACTTCCTCGTTGCTGAGGAGTTCGAGGGCGGAAAGGTGTTCATCGACAAGACCCTAACGAGGGAGCTTTTGGCTGAGGGCCTCGCCAGGGAGTTTGTGAGGAGGATACAGGAGATGAGGAAGAGGCTTGACCTCGACGTCAACGACAGGATAGTGGTCACGATAGAGACCACCGACGAGAACCGCGAGCTTCTCAGCGAGAACCTCGACTACATAAAGGGAGAGACAAGAGCAGTTGAGGTTAGGTTTGAAGAAGCAAAGGGCTACGTCGTTGAGTGGCCAGAGGTTGAAGCAAAGATAGGGATTGAGAAGGTGGAGGGCTAA
- a CDS encoding DHH family phosphoesterase, whose translation MRILILGGGSIGRQIAEALKGEFEITIIEKDEIRAKSLSEVGFNVVQGDFSYTATLLKAGLEKADAVVITTRNVETVKKAVYIIRSNNSNVPIITLLPDDMPKETLEDIILEEFEKEARIDYGIYPQRAITDAFLRTILDLGEKKNATLLFRKLQELKKSGDSLLIITHDNPDPDSLSSALALSMIAQNAGLKTTIGYGGEITHHENQAFVNLLGINIRRLSKGSYELRRHQFIAIVDAQPNGNITVLDKEDLDRVKVIIDHHQIFQHLYDYLPDDVFIDIRPEVNSSAAILTEYIKSLNIVPPENVATALFYGIYTDTKKFSKLSHVDLKAIEFLAGKVNYEILDRIEHPDISTETAEILARAILNRRTYKNLLISNVGFINNRDAVAESADFLLRLEGISTVLVFGIVDDYIEISARTRDVRVNIGAVMKEAFSDIGSGGGHPTMGGARIPLGIFKLAKDKNSLLRLVEEAITEKFLEALGIKES comes from the coding sequence ATGAGGATACTGATACTCGGTGGGGGCAGCATTGGTCGTCAGATAGCCGAGGCCCTCAAAGGGGAGTTTGAGATAACCATAATAGAGAAGGATGAAATACGTGCCAAATCTCTTTCCGAGGTAGGGTTCAACGTTGTACAGGGTGACTTCTCATACACGGCCACGCTCCTCAAAGCAGGCCTCGAGAAGGCTGACGCGGTTGTTATAACGACAAGAAACGTTGAGACTGTTAAAAAGGCGGTCTATATAATCCGGAGTAACAATTCCAACGTTCCAATAATAACACTTCTTCCCGATGATATGCCCAAAGAAACGCTAGAAGATATAATCCTCGAGGAGTTCGAAAAGGAGGCCAGAATAGACTACGGCATTTACCCGCAGAGGGCAATAACCGACGCATTTTTGAGAACCATACTAGATCTTGGAGAAAAGAAAAACGCCACCCTTTTGTTCAGAAAACTTCAAGAGCTGAAAAAAAGCGGGGACTCGCTCCTGATAATAACCCACGACAACCCGGATCCAGACTCACTCTCATCCGCGCTGGCCCTCTCCATGATCGCCCAGAACGCAGGATTAAAGACCACAATAGGCTACGGCGGGGAAATAACACACCACGAGAATCAGGCCTTCGTTAACCTTCTTGGAATCAATATAAGACGCCTTTCAAAGGGTTCCTACGAGCTCAGAAGACATCAGTTCATAGCCATTGTTGATGCTCAGCCAAACGGAAACATAACAGTCCTTGACAAGGAGGATCTTGACAGGGTAAAGGTGATAATAGACCACCACCAGATATTCCAGCACCTGTACGACTACCTGCCGGATGACGTTTTCATTGACATAAGGCCAGAAGTCAACTCATCAGCGGCGATATTAACGGAGTACATAAAATCCCTGAACATAGTCCCGCCCGAGAACGTTGCCACCGCCCTTTTCTACGGGATATACACAGACACAAAGAAGTTCTCAAAGCTTAGCCACGTGGATCTCAAGGCCATCGAGTTTCTCGCGGGCAAAGTCAACTACGAGATTCTGGACAGAATTGAACACCCGGATATTTCCACCGAGACAGCGGAGATACTGGCCAGGGCAATACTGAACAGAAGAACTTACAAAAACCTCCTCATTTCAAACGTTGGGTTCATAAACAACAGGGACGCCGTAGCGGAATCAGCAGACTTTCTTTTGAGACTAGAGGGGATAAGCACGGTTTTGGTATTCGGAATCGTCGACGATTACATAGAGATATCCGCCAGAACCCGGGACGTGAGGGTGAACATTGGGGCGGTTATGAAGGAAGCCTTCAGTGACATAGGGAGCGGAGGAGGACACCCAACCATGGGTGGTGCAAGAATCCCCCTCGGGATTTTCAAGCTGGCTAAGGACAAAAACTCCCTCCTACGGCTCGTTGAGGAGGCAATAACGGAAAAGTTCCTCGAAGCCCTGGGAATCAAAGAAAGCTGA
- a CDS encoding DUF2226 domain-containing protein yields MKLPSLTPLKENIVITSSEDLLSEIQNILSTTEGAFVKLFGKKSGQGYYMEILMDRSKILAIEGQKVGSGKNISGEEALSLLKELLKGPVIVDFYALDEIGVKLSIADNLEAYAETPKVPIADLFSHPESKHSPQEGAQVAPQTVQRPAKSPEEKKPESTQKAVSAGTVEEVEIVNEIPNGDFLNDALREYAKHLISEANRVRTLQLTKIVFSGEVSGGVLYLNVHMYGHSEGQMREVAEKRMLHAISKHAPIILRVADTKPILRDIKVILDGKEVAPQQIVERDRKKTGKVDEDGRITLSVLEDVWPYFRAMARTVIGEIREAGINVTAASFDIKGRREFEVNAKLVVETDLPNDRVENLIRSIITRHSKELGKTLNRYITVHNIEVETIEKVAPSVQIKPKSAKAAQIIEKKKELEKEVEKLLKQAGIDELTFLTEEKKKESEQTLLRSRIEPAMETLKARLHTELKLISRVTFKWLKLSWDVKDNTVYVSIEVSFLKEEGVGLFGSFLGVDEEKLKNDAKETILRVIRDVSREYSIPIKLRKLNVIVR; encoded by the coding sequence ATGAAGCTGCCCAGCTTAACTCCCCTTAAGGAAAACATTGTGATAACATCATCGGAGGATTTGCTCAGTGAGATTCAAAATATCCTCTCAACGACAGAGGGGGCCTTCGTCAAGCTTTTCGGCAAAAAAAGTGGTCAGGGGTACTACATGGAGATTCTGATGGATCGCTCAAAGATTCTGGCTATTGAGGGCCAGAAAGTCGGTTCTGGAAAGAACATCTCTGGAGAGGAAGCACTTTCGCTCCTCAAAGAACTCCTTAAGGGGCCTGTAATAGTTGATTTCTACGCCCTCGACGAAATAGGTGTAAAGCTGTCGATAGCCGACAACCTTGAGGCATACGCCGAAACCCCCAAAGTTCCGATAGCTGATCTGTTCTCCCACCCGGAATCCAAACACTCTCCTCAAGAAGGTGCCCAGGTAGCTCCCCAGACAGTTCAGAGACCGGCTAAGTCCCCAGAAGAGAAAAAACCAGAGTCCACCCAAAAAGCAGTAAGCGCGGGAACTGTAGAAGAGGTTGAAATAGTAAACGAGATTCCGAATGGAGACTTCTTAAACGATGCCCTCAGGGAGTACGCCAAGCACCTGATATCTGAAGCCAATAGGGTTAGAACACTTCAGCTGACTAAGATTGTATTCTCGGGAGAGGTGAGTGGAGGTGTTCTGTATCTAAACGTCCACATGTACGGACACAGTGAAGGGCAGATGCGGGAAGTTGCGGAGAAAAGAATGCTCCACGCTATAAGCAAACACGCCCCGATTATACTCAGGGTGGCCGATACAAAGCCTATACTTCGGGATATAAAAGTAATCCTAGACGGGAAGGAAGTTGCTCCCCAGCAGATAGTGGAGAGAGACAGGAAGAAGACGGGAAAAGTGGACGAGGATGGCAGGATAACCCTTTCCGTTCTTGAAGATGTGTGGCCCTATTTCAGAGCGATGGCTAGGACTGTAATCGGGGAGATCCGGGAAGCTGGAATCAACGTTACAGCTGCCAGCTTTGACATCAAGGGCCGCAGAGAGTTTGAGGTGAACGCGAAGCTCGTGGTTGAAACGGACTTACCGAATGACCGCGTCGAAAATCTCATAAGGAGTATTATTACGAGACACTCCAAAGAGCTCGGAAAGACTCTCAACAGGTATATAACCGTGCACAACATTGAAGTGGAGACCATTGAAAAGGTAGCACCTTCAGTGCAAATTAAACCAAAATCTGCCAAGGCGGCCCAGATAATAGAAAAGAAAAAGGAGCTAGAGAAAGAGGTTGAAAAACTCCTGAAACAGGCCGGTATCGATGAACTCACTTTCCTTACCGAAGAGAAGAAGAAGGAGAGTGAGCAGACTCTCCTGAGGAGTAGGATAGAACCCGCCATGGAAACCCTGAAGGCGAGGCTTCACACGGAGCTTAAACTAATTTCCCGCGTGACGTTTAAGTGGCTCAAACTAAGCTGGGACGTTAAAGACAACACAGTTTATGTAAGCATCGAGGTGTCCTTCCTTAAGGAGGAAGGTGTTGGTCTCTTTGGGTCTTTCTTGGGCGTTGATGAAGAAAAACTCAAGAACGATGCAAAGGAAACTATTCTGCGTGTTATCCGGGACGTGTCCAGAGAGTACAGCATCCCCATAAAGCTCAGAAAACTCAACGTTATAGTAAGGTAG
- the yjjX gene encoding inosine/xanthosine triphosphatase, with protein sequence MRIAVGSTNPTKVLAVKEVMEMIYGDVEVFGVEVESGVPDQPVGMEETIRGAMNRARQALEKGNADMGVGIEAGVYPVPHSLTGYFDIQFCAILDREGQITIGHGPGFEYPPYVIKRIKEGVEAGKAMDELVGEKDLKRKTGAIGYLTHGILPRKELNKLAVLMAMVPRMNPELFGLKNVPSPTAPRSPLTGV encoded by the coding sequence GTGAGGATTGCCGTTGGCTCAACAAACCCGACCAAAGTTCTGGCCGTTAAAGAGGTCATGGAGATGATTTACGGGGACGTCGAGGTCTTTGGCGTTGAAGTCGAGAGTGGCGTGCCAGACCAGCCCGTTGGAATGGAGGAGACCATCAGAGGGGCGATGAACCGCGCCCGGCAAGCCCTGGAGAAGGGAAACGCGGACATGGGAGTTGGAATCGAGGCAGGCGTTTACCCAGTTCCGCACTCCCTCACGGGCTACTTCGACATCCAGTTCTGCGCTATCCTCGATAGGGAAGGCCAGATTACCATAGGCCACGGGCCTGGCTTTGAGTATCCGCCTTACGTCATCAAGAGGATAAAGGAAGGAGTTGAGGCAGGGAAGGCCATGGACGAGCTCGTCGGGGAGAAGGACCTGAAGAGGAAAACCGGTGCCATAGGCTACCTCACGCATGGAATCCTACCGAGAAAGGAGCTGAACAAGCTTGCCGTGCTCATGGCTATGGTTCCGCGGATGAATCCAGAGCTCTTTGGTTTGAAAAATGTGCCCTCCCCGACCGCCCCCCGCTCACCGCTCACGGGGGTGTGA
- the speE gene encoding polyamine aminopropyltransferase, with translation MGFNAEDNAFIEWYPRGYGVGFKVKRRLFETQTQYQRLEIYETEGFGKLLVLDGTVQLVEVGEESYHEVLVHPVMLAHPKPSRVLVIGGGDGGTLREVLKHGEVERAVMVEIDEGVVEASYLYLDVAKDLLERLIKKEEPRAELIIGDGVKYLKETGERFDVIIVDSTDPVGPAKLLFSEDFYRDAYEKLNDPGLYITQAGSVYLFTSELIDAYRAMKKVFDRVYYFSFPVIGYASPWSFLVGVKGDVDFRKVDLERAKGLKLYYYDPERHETLFQMPKYVRELLESGE, from the coding sequence ATGGGATTCAACGCTGAAGATAACGCTTTCATTGAATGGTACCCCCGTGGATACGGTGTCGGTTTTAAGGTTAAGAGGAGGCTCTTTGAAACTCAAACGCAGTATCAGAGGCTTGAAATATACGAAACCGAGGGCTTTGGAAAGCTTTTAGTTTTGGACGGCACTGTCCAGCTCGTGGAGGTGGGTGAAGAGAGTTATCACGAGGTCTTGGTTCACCCCGTAATGCTTGCTCACCCAAAACCAAGTAGGGTTCTGGTTATAGGCGGGGGCGATGGGGGAACTTTGAGAGAAGTCTTGAAGCATGGAGAAGTTGAAAGGGCCGTAATGGTTGAGATAGACGAGGGGGTTGTTGAAGCCTCTTACCTGTACCTCGACGTTGCAAAGGACCTCCTTGAGAGGCTCATAAAAAAGGAAGAACCCAGGGCCGAGCTCATAATCGGCGATGGGGTCAAGTATCTAAAGGAAACTGGAGAGAGATTCGACGTGATAATCGTGGACTCCACGGATCCCGTTGGTCCCGCAAAGCTTCTGTTCTCCGAGGACTTCTACCGTGATGCCTACGAGAAACTGAACGACCCAGGTCTGTACATAACCCAGGCGGGAAGCGTTTATCTCTTCACCAGCGAGCTCATAGATGCGTACAGGGCAATGAAAAAAGTATTTGACAGGGTCTATTACTTTAGCTTTCCAGTGATAGGCTATGCCTCACCCTGGAGTTTCCTAGTTGGTGTAAAAGGTGACGTAGATTTTAGAAAGGTAGATCTCGAAAGGGCAAAGGGGCTCAAACTATACTACTACGATCCGGAGAGGCATGAGACACTCTTCCAGATGCCCAAGTACGTTAGGGAGCTTTTGGAATCGGGGGAGTAA